The Pyrus communis chromosome 8, drPyrComm1.1, whole genome shotgun sequence region atcgATTGTGCGATTTAATTGTGCAGATCGGAGTACGATACGCTCGGTACTTCCGTCAAGGCAGCGCTGGTTTATCTCGGAAGAGCGTTGGTGAAGGTTCGTTGGTATTAATTCGTAGTTAAATCCACTGACATGATTAGAAAAATCgcatttttatgttaaatcataTTAATTTGATGTAATTTCAACAGAAATGACGCTGATGGTTTTTGTAAATCTGTGTTCTGCAGCTGGTTTGTTTGGCAACTTTTCTGAAGGTATCTGACAATGAGAGCTTCGATCCGTATCAGGTATTTTCTATATTTGTTTCAGTTGAAATGTATCTTTCCGAATAGAAATGTCGATTTTCGAAATGTTCATGCTGGTTCCCATGTTTGTAGATGAACTCCGGCCAGCCTCAACTCCATCAAACAACTATTAGCTCCCTGGAGctccctctttctcttctctgtAAACACCGAGCGCACCAACGCCCCCATTTTCCGGCGAAGCATCACCacaaaaccaccaccaccaccactcacTCTGTTCTGCTCAGGACACACAGGGAAGGCCTTTCACTGTGCAGTCGGTTCTAAAATGTCCGGTCTTGCCGTGATGGGTTATCGGGTTCTTGCGTCGGGTCGTTCAAACGGGCCATTCAAGTATtatatttatttgattaattaattaactatttattgattacatttatgttttgatttcttttggaattttttttgttgtatatTTCTGTTCTTCTTTAATTATTGTCAGGAAACAAGGTCATTGTTTGGTTTTAAACCAACCCGCAAAAGATTCTTTAAGCTTTCCAAGTCCTTTTCTAGCCGTTGCACGTCGTGAGTAGGCTTTGATATAACGATCATCCAAATTCAAGGCCTCTGTGCAGTCATCCTCAGCTTCCTGAAATCTAAAGAACAAGATGAAAATACACATATGCTTCAGGTCATTCGTGAGAAAGTACCCTGTAAGAGCTTTTACACAAGCACATGGCTTGCCTACATATGAAAACTGTGAACATTTACTGAAATCAAAAGTTTAGAACTTgcattttgtattaatttgaaTGTTCTTTTCGTAAACTCATGTTACAATTAGTCATTATTGTGTACGGTTGGTCAACAGTTATAAAGAATGAATAACCGTGATTATTTCAGGAATGTGTCTGGTGAATGGGATGGCCATGGAGCAGATTTCGCAAGGGAAGGGTGCCCAATGGAACTTCCTTAGAATGTTGTACCTGCAGCTTACAGGGAGTGGGAGGTTAAGGTTTTCGATTGGCAGACTCAATGCCCCACTCTTGCTAACCCAGATGAGCACACTCTTTTATACAAGAACATAGAGCTACTTCCTGCTGTTGGATGTGAAGCTGATGCTGCCACTCGATGACTCCAGAGATtgttgatgaatgatgaaccaTTCCAAACTGTGTGAGTTTTCAAGGTAAATAATCACTCACCGTATCCTTTTCCACTTACTAGGATTTTCttaatttgaacttttttcttcagtttgattcaaatttttttttcctttaaataaTTTGGAATTAGGCCTTTTATTTTGTGCGTTTTCTCTGTTATTTCATCCCCAGTTGAAAAGTGGAAGTCCGAACTTCTAGCTCAGAGAAAAACTCTTGGTTGAATCAAATACTGGTATGGTCCCACACATGAGAAaaaaacttcaatttttttttttgttccttaaaatttttgtttttgttaattattttctttccGCAAATTGTAGTTTTTCTTTGTTGCATTTGTCTGCTACCCTCCACAATGAACGATCTGCTAACGCTAATATATTTGGTTTGAAAAGAACAAGACTAATTTTGTCATTAGTATCCGCATTTTCACTCAATGTAAACTGACTGATGCAGAAGAGCTAGCCAATTTAACATGAGCGGATATAAGGGAATCTGATTTCAATGGTGCACACGTGGTTGAAGGGTTGACGGGTTGGAAGGAGAGGTTCGCCGGGATTTAGGGGAGAAGATTTTCGGCAGGGGAGTGCAGGTGGGTGTGCCATCGGTCAgagggttgttttttttttttttttttggcgggGGTAGGGGGTTGGTGGGGGCGTGTTTGCGGTGGCGGGAGGGTGACTGACAGATTGACAATGCCTTCTCAAACCCTACTTTCCTCCTCGCAAACCCCCTCGTGAGAACCTCGACTCCATCGTATCCCTCATCGTCTCGCAAACCCCCATGGGCTTTAAAGTTGAAATGGCCATTTGCAAACCCTATTAACCATACCAACCAACCAACTTGAACCCAATTCCCTTCACTTATATGGAGGGGTTCATATAAGTTATAGTCTGAGATTAGTTCACTTTCAATAAACATGTCCAGTCAACTTGATGTTTAGAAGAATATCGCTTGGCTTTAGATCACAATGAACTATCGGTGTTTCACTATGGTTATGAAAATAATCCAGTGCATAATAGCAACACCAATAACAATATCTAGCCCTTGAAGAAGATTTTAAATACTTGGATTTATTAATCTCTTACCTCTTCAATTACAGGAAGGGGATGCAACCACTCCTCTAAGCTCCTTTGGTGCATCATCTTATAAACTTGAGCCTTGAAATCATCGTCGAGATGATTTTATTGAATGTACATAGAGGGTCTTGAGGTTATGAATCTTTCGAAAATTTAGAATCTGTCAATGTGAATATTCAACAATATCGTGGCACGAACTAGACTTTAATTGATGTGAATATTACACAAAAATACCAAGTACAAGAAGTAGTAATACACTCTTCGCACAATGAACCTCATTGGTGATTATTTACATTGCAAACTTCCACATCAACTGTGGTAACAAAAAAGCTAAACTTCATTAACAGTACACGAAATTTCTCCATCacaaaagcacataaaaaatagtttctatCCAAGAAAAGTATTCCTAATGGAATGAAGTTCAGATGCAGCATCATTGATATTCTTTAGTCGATCTGTTGCGGATTCAGCTGAACAAGCAATTCCAATTCTAAATATTGAACTCAAGCACACCTCAATTTTATGAATTGTCGCACCGCATTGATTTGGATTCTCGTTCATGCTTCCTTGAAGAAGTGGTGCGTTTGCAATCTCAGTAACTTGCCCAAGGAGAGCCATCTTGACAAAATTATGAAGGTTTAAGCTGTCACCAAACATGTTGTCAGTGGGTCTCTTCCCTGTAAACATCTCCAACAAGAGAATGCCAAAGTTGTAGACATCACCATTCTTTGACACCTCACTCCCCATGCCATACTCTACAATTCAAACATCACATTTGTGTATAAATAGTTCAGTTTGAATGTTGTAAATTAAATactccaaaataaaaaaggaaatataATGAAGTATATATCTAACATATATATACCTGGAGCCGCATAACCAACCGTTCCTCTTATTCCAATGGAACTTGCCTGACTCTGAATTGCTAAAACATTACTCGTTACTTGTGAGAGAAACCTTGCTAATCCAAAGTCAGAAACATCGCCAGTCAATTCGTTGTCCAAGAGAACGTTGCTTGGTTTGAGATCAAAATGAACTATTGGCGTTTCACAATGATTATGAAGATAATCCAGTGCACAAGCAACACCAATGGCAATTTCTAGCCTCTGAAGAAGACTTAACTTCTTGGGTACATAATCTCTTAAATCTTCAATTCCAGTAGGTGGATGCAGCGACTCCTCTAAGCTCTCGTTGTCCATGAACTCATAAACTAGAGCCTTGAAATCATTACCATGAAAATCAACACTTGAACACACGGTTATAATCTTGACGAGATTTCGGTGCCTAATATTTCTCAAAGCTTCGCATTCGGCTATGAAACTCCTTGAAGCTCCATGGCGTAACAAGTTAAACACCTTCACGGCAACAAGTTGAGCTTTATCATCCTCATCAAGAACTCCTTTGTACACAGACCCAAAACTACCAGCACCAATTAAATTAGCCTCTGAGAACCCGTCAGTAGCTTTGAGTAGAGTAGCATATGACACTTGCAAATTAGTGTTCCCCAAAGTGCTCAAtgaaatttctttccttttcttccttgaAGAACATAGAAAGACGTAGGAGAAAACCATGGCTATTACTAGAAGAGCAAGTCCAAATACTAAAGGGAGTATTATTTTCAAGCTACGGGACAATCTTTGTTTCTTGGTCTCTTTAGACTTGCACTTGGGAAGCTTTAAATTAGCAACAGGGCTGCACAGATTAGTGTTGCCAACAACTGAAATAGCACTCGCATTTTCGAAAACACCTCCAGTTGGTACCACTCCCCAAAATTGATTGAATGATAAGTTCAGATTATTCAGGATTCTAAAGCCTTCTAAAAATTTTGGAATTTCACCTGATAAATTATTGCGAGAAAGGTCTAGATCTTGAATCCCTCTCACTGAACTCATAGACAAAGGAATGGACCCGTTGAAGAAGTTTCCTTCCAAATGCAGGACTTCTAAACTCTCACAACCACCAAGGCTACTGGGGAGTTCTCCAGATAACATGTTATCAGAAAGATCCAATTTACTTAGACTATGGAAATTCCCAACCTCCGGGGGAAGGGAACCGGTGAAGAGGTTATTAGACAAGTCCAAAGAAATCGATAAGGAGGAGAGtctaaaaacttgtttgggtATTGTGCCATTTAGGAGGTTATAAGAAAGAGACAACACTTGCAACCCATGGCATTCCCCCAGACCTGAAGGAATGCTGCCCTCAAGATAATTTTCATGCAACGCAAGATGGTATAACTTGGTTAAATTTATTAAGGAAGACGGAATATTTCCTGATAATTTGTTCATGAAAATTTCTAATGCTCCAAGGTTTGAAAGCTTACCTATGTCAGAGGGGATGTTACCTGTGAAGCTATTATTCCCCCAAATCAACATTTCCAAGCTCACCAGATTCCCTATCCCAGATGGGATGCTTCCATATATTTGGTTACCGTGAACCCAAAACCATTCGAGTTTGGTTGAGAGATTGGCTATTGACATGGGCAATGTCCCTCCAAAATTGTTGTGGCTAATGCCCAGCCTTTGTAACTGGGTGGCATTGGTCAAGTCTGAGAGAAAACTTAAGTCACCATCTTCACCGCTTCCAATATTATTAAATTGAATGTTGAACTGCCGGAGGTTGTGAAGCTTTTGGAGATTCGGTACCTGTTCGATTAGGTTGTTTTTCCCAACCTCAAATAACCACACACTTGTGATATTGGATATTGAGGGAGGTATGGACCCAGTAAGTTGGTTTGAGAAGACGCTAAAGAATTCGAGATTAGGAAGACTTTTGCCAATATCTGATGGAATACTCCCTTGAATTTGGTTAAATGCCACGTAAAATTTAACAAGAGAAGAGAGGTTATAAATGGAGGATGGGATGCTACCAGACAATTGATTTAACCCCAATCCCAAGAAggttaattttttcaattggCCAAGAGAACTGGGGATGTTTCCCATCAAGTTATTACTATCAAGACTTAGTAGCTGGAGAGATGACAGGTTCCCCAAGGAAGGAGGGACCTGTCCCGTTACATTATTATattgtaatgaaattttttgCAGTTTCGACAGCAATCCAATTTCTGAAGGAATTTTACCCACCAACTTGTTGCGAGAGAAATTCACATGGATAAGGTTGAAGCAATATGATATATTGTGTGGAATACTGCCACTAAACGAGTTAGCGTCTAATCGCAATACCTGTAATCTACGCAAATTCCCAATTTGTGGAGGAATTTCATGACTGAAGCTGTTCTTTTGCAGCGACAGCTCCCTCAGAATTAGATTTCCAATGTTTGGGGATAGTGTTCCTATCAGATTTTGAGATTGCAGGTCCAGGGTAGTGATCCTTTGGCGATGTCGTCGACTGCACGTCACACCATGCCACATGCAAAAGTGCGTGGATTCGTTCCAGGAGCTCATCACGTTGTAATTATGGAGATCTTGCTTTATTTGAGCTTTGATGGCAAGCAGCGCCAGCCTATCCATCGCATTCCCTCCGAGTTCCGATTGCAGGGAGCTCCTACAGAAAACGAACACTGCACTGAAAAGCAAGTATATTAAGATCAATTTCACAACCAAAACCCCCATTTCTGATCTGGTTAACTATATAACTAGAGAGAAgcagaaagaaatagagagatGGGTGTTGAGTTGTGAAAGTGGTGAGTTCCATTTGTTGCATGAGAAGACAATTTATAGAAGAATAGCTTTATAGGAGGAACTTACATCACAGTTTCTGGTTCTTGAGAATTCAAATATGAGAAGTAAATGATAACCACTTTGACTGCTTTTTTAGAAGACTTCACTACTGCTTTATCCCAGAAGCTGAGTGGAAACAATTTGGCAACCCTCAATAATATCCTTATCATGCGCTGTGATTCGGATTAAAATTTGGTGCTCCAACCGAGCACAAGTCGAAAAACAAATATGAGAAGGAACAAGTCCAAGTAAATGCCAACCactttggcttttttttttagacGACTTGACTAGGTTACTTCCACTACTGGGAACTGTTGTTTGGCACTTTCGGTGAATGCCAAGGACCAAGACCATTAAAGCACCTTGAGTCTAGAAGCTGACTGGAAACATTTTGACAACCATACATAATAGCATTGTCATCCATAATTCATTTTGGCAATCATCCAAAATGGAAAAACAAATACATGGAACCCAATATTTTCTCACATCAGACGTCACGTTGGTGTCACCTAATATGAAAGTTACCCTAACAGGGCGACCCTAGCtatgaatgaaaattttgaagtccGTACGTTTTCTAAAGGGCCGGACTGTAAGATTGCTGATTTTCTCATAGTTCCCATAAAGTATCATTGCATGAAAGCTTGTTGTGGATGCAACTTTTTAAAAAATGGTAACCATTGCTAGTGAGATCaagttttcttaatttttaaacttcATGGGGGCTCAAGTCTCTAGCAAGAGAATTCCATCACTGTAGACATATCCAGTTATTAACGCCTCACTTTCCAAATATTGTTAGCAAATTGAGAACAAAATAGTTGAATTATgcaaaagtttaaaagaaaaaaaaaagagatcgTGGAGAGGATGTGAATATTTACCTAAAACCACATAACCAATCATTCCTGTTATTCCGGCAGAACTTGTTTGCTTTGTTGAAGCTTTTATACTGTTCAGTTGTGAGCGAAACCTTGCTAGTCAAAGTCAGAAACATGTCCAGTACTCGACTTGTTGTACAAAAGAACAGTACTTGGCCTTGTACGTGTCCAGTACTCAAATTAGCCTCAGATAACCCATTAGTAGctcttagaccaactccaatggtgggctaaaagccaaattaccccccaaaatttccccccaaacgcactccaacccaaggggaaattttgagctaaatgctaaatgctaaaccaatgccaaattccccccaaaatttagcccaaaaatCGGGGTAGActctacccaatatttatcggaatttaaatttttttagattaaaatgttcataaaattaatttacgatagtctacatatttattttttttacactttaatttaaaaaaaaaaaaagcctaaattcattctttaataatcccgagctaaaattttatggtagaacagttggagtagaaaagttgtttttgggctaaaagctaaatttttcgggctaaaaaatttgacttttagcccaaccattggagatggtcttagcaGAGTAGCATATGAAACTTGCAAATAAAAGTTTGTTATTGTACATGACGaaatttctttcctttcctttcttgacgaacaaagaaagaaatatgaCAAAACACTAAAGGGGATTATTTAATGTCAAGTTGCGAAATGATCCTCCCTTATTGGACTTGCACTTGCATTTGGAGATTGGCACTACCTCCGTAAAATTGTCTATTTCTGTGCCACCCTTTAAAGGCCAACTTCACCAAAAACCAAAGTAATTCATACTTGTTTTTTCATCTAATTGTtatccaataaataaataaactatgTTTTTCAGTTAATTACTGAAATTTTGACAATGTTAATTAAGTGGTTGAATCCCTTCACAAGGTAACATAGTTTGTTTACATTGCCTGTTTTGTGAGGGAATTCCCAATCAATGGAAATACTAATTTCTAGCCCGTAAGATTCAGTTGTAGTGATCATTTTAGTTCTCACCTTACTTGAAAATATCATGGTCTGTACTATTTGTTCATTAGTAAGACTCGACACCGAAAGATATAAGTTTTCTATGAGGTGAGCTTTTGATAATTCTTTGTTTGTGCCAAAATTATAGGTTGTGGATCTCTATGTTTGGTTGAGTTTCTAATTGGAGGAAGCATTCCCAAATCGCGAGCTTGCATCTACACAGAAGTCCATCTGCCGCACAGTTGGTAGTGGGAAATGAAAATTGTACTGTTATTTTGTTGCAGCTATGACCTCCGAAAGACGACATTCATGTATGAGCAAGAGGGGGTTACTGACGAATTATTTGATCTGGGTAACTTCCGGAAGGTAACTTCTGGAGttgttaatttttgtgaaatatttgatctgggttttgttgttttctAATTTCGCTCTGCATCCTTTATGTGTCCATCAGTTGGCACTCCATGGTATAACTATAAATTAACTATACATCTTTGTTGCCaactgttttgttttttgaactACAGAAAATTTACTaggtttaattgtttttaattttgtagtTTAATTGTTTTCCCCtattagaccaactccaatgatggattaaaaaccaaattaccCCCTAAAATTCCTCCctaaacccactccaacccaagggggaaattttgggctaaatgctaaatgctaaaccaatgccaaattccctcCAAAATTTAGCCAAaaatcggagtggactccacccaatatttattagaatttaaatttttttagattaaaatgttcataaaattaatttatgatggTCTACATATTTTGTGATATCCCGtccccaaaattattattttattttattcttgacgtatttcgaagatttgattggaactagttctttatttctccaaatttgagaaaaatgaagtgAGGGGTACTTTAGCCATTTCTATTTTTCTTGACCTTTTcggtcaactcttgaattggttaggtagagttcAATTCCATGAGTGCGTAGGCGTAAACGGATCTTATTTTCGAGTCAAAACAAAGAAGTTAGAGCCGTTTGaagttggtggcattttggtaattatACCAAAATGCTATAATTGGAGTGAAACCTCTAGAAAAAGAGGGTGGTTTCtgaaaaataggaggaaaagcTGCTGTTAACCCGTTTTAGGGGAGAATTGGACCCATAAACCCACAAAACTTGACCCCCTTGTATCTTCTTCATCCGAGCTCCGTTTTgagtgatcttggtgtccatggaaagctcttgacgaaCCCTACATCTCTGTGATGTTagatttcccaatttcttttccatctttgcagtTCGAGGTCGCAAAGTCCACGAGTTTTCCGGCGGTTTCATTTTTCCAATAATTCCGGCAACCCTTTCTTTcaagtgaggtatgaaacttcatctactcttcataatcttcaagttggtatgcttagtttgtgctttcgtattcattttagagttgggtgtttagaaccctagaaatccaGTTTTCTCCGGTGAATTTGGATAGTTTCCGGTTAGAATTTATTGtcggcctagttgtgaaaagtgtttcccttgttgagctATAGCTACCACAtaaatttgagctcatctagttaatgttgaaaattcGGAGTTTCTAAATCCTCCATCTTGACTACCACCGCGTGTGGCGGCGCGTGGGATCGTTCACAAGTGTTGTCTAGGTTTcaaataccttctagtgaccctgtgaacctatgtctagctcggtttccaaagattcaattgtttggtgtggtgatcaatttggacTACCACTTCTTTGTGTGATTGACGacaatccgaccgttggatcataagGAAATTTTAGAATGTTATTCTAGATgcataatgtggactttgggaagttatggatcaaAAATCCGATGTGTGGATTTTCAAGATCGAATTACGTAGAGTGGTGGACCCTATCGTTGACCGAGACTTGAATGgtggtcaacatgtctcgatacattctaaataataaaattagtactatgggagacttaagtgaagtctagtgggcctacattggttagagagtgacttgaacatatgtgatatgtttattaccttgatttcttatattggtatcatctgtgaatttgacttggttttataatgtgattctattgaaatgtgattatatatatatatatatatatatatatatatatagtcatagacctatgtttattaaacatgatttggcttgtgtactgatgataATCGTGATATGTGATTTGACATGCATATTTGAAAGGTGGTTGATTTGCATAGATGGTATGATATGATGACATATGAGtgattttaatatatgtgaatatgaaatggttttataattatgtttcctataaattgttaatttttatatttagccaTTGTGGTAGTttatgaagtgggatttgacgtacatattggaaatatggtttgttttgtatgattggcttgatttgatgaaaggtgagggctagtagtggactaggaccctgcttggttaatctgcattgGGGGGTCACTAGtggttctgcttggttaatccacatTGGGGGACCATACTATATGCATGGATCGTGCTCGGTTAATCCGCGTTGGGATATCCGGATTTAACCGAAAGCATCCCTTTCTTTTCAAAAGGCCACACTAGCATATCCCTTAAAGTCGGTTCTCCGATGTGAGTCTCCAAGATTGCATCAAACTCCTCCTCCACCATAAATGGTTTCAAAAAATCAATATCCCATTCCCCGTTCACCAGGCAAATTAACGAGCTAACCATTAGGTTCTTTGAAACCTGCACCGTGCCCAAGGGGGAGGGTTTGCCCAAGGGAATAGTCGGGAGCCATCTGTCAATCCAGACCCTCACATTATTACCATTCATAATCTGCCAGTGTGCACCCCCACTTAGAATATCTCTTCCAACTAGAAGGCATGACCAAGCCCAAGAAACTCTCCCACCCCTCTTTGCACCGAAGAAATAGCAATTAGGAAAGTACCAGGCCTTAAGCACCAACGCCCACAAGGAATTCGGCTCCATTATCAGATGCCAACACTGCTTTGCCAGAAGGGCATCGTTGAACATCTCAAAGCTCCTTAATCCTTAGCCTCCCTCCTTCTTTGACCGACCCAATTTCTCTCGTGATACCCAATGAATTTGGTGCTCCCCATCCTTCTGTCCCCACAAGAATTTCGAAATCATGGCATCCAATTCATTGCATAGCGACGTGGGAAACTTAAAAAGGTTCATTGGGTATGCGGGAATTGCTTGCACCACTGCCTTTATGAGGACCTCATGCCCCGCTTATGAAAGAGTTGATTTCTTCCAACCCTGAAGCTTTCCCAATAACATTCCTTTAACATAGGCAAGCCCACATTTCTTCGATCGGCCCCAAATAGCAGGTACTCCCAAGTATAAGCCCGGATCCCTGGCTCCTACCATACCGAGAATATCTGCCAACTATTGAGATAATGTCTCAGGCACATTGGCACTGAAGAAGACACTTGACTTCGACTTATTGACTTGTTGCCTCGAAGCCAAACAATAGTCATCAATCACCTTAATTAAGTGCCGGCAATTCTCCTTCTCTGCCTTTAGGAAGACAAGTGTATCATCTACAAAAAGTATGTGGGATATAGTTGGGCCCGAGGGGCTCATTTGTACTCCCTTGATCCAGTTCCACTCACATTCCTTCTGAATAAGAAGTGATAGAACTTCACtaaccaaaaggaaaagataaggGGATAAAGGGTCTCCCTACCTAAGCCCACGTGAAGGAGCAAATTTGGGTCTGGGTTGTCCATTTAGGAGGATAGCAAAATTCACCGAAGATATGCAACCAAAGATCAAGCTTCTCCACCTACTATCGAACCCCATTTTCTCCGTCACAGCCAATACGAAATCCCACTCAACCCTATCATCAACCTTGTGCATATCCAATTTGAGAAGTCATTAGGGGGCATATTTTGGAATTTGCTGATTAACTCATTATCCATGGAAAAATTGTCCTCCTGTGTGAACTAAAAATTAAGTATTCAATTCAGTTCCCATTCTCAATCTTTACTGCGTGCATGTCACCTGCCAATCTGGCTGGTTTGCAC contains the following coding sequences:
- the LOC137743594 gene encoding probable LRR receptor-like serine/threonine-protein kinase At3g47570 → MGVLVVKLILIYLLFSAVFVFCRSSLQSELGGNAMDRLALLAIKAQIKQDLHNYNVMSSWNESTHFCMWHGVTCSRRHRQRITTLDLQSQNLIGTLSPNIGNLILRELSLQKNSFSHEIPPQIGNLRRLQVLRLDANSFSGSIPHNISYCFNLIHVNFSRNKLVGKIPSEIGLLSKLQKISLQYNNVTGQVPPSLGNLSSLQLLSLDSNNLMGNIPSSLGQLKKLTFLGLGLNQLSGSIPSSIYNLSSLVKFYVAFNQIQGSIPSDIGKSLPNLEFFSVFSNQLTGSIPPSISNITSVWLFEVGKNNLIEQVPNLQKLHNLRQFNIQFNNIGSGEDGDLSFLSDLTNATQLQRLGISHNNFGGTLPMSIANLSTKLEWFWVHGNQIYGSIPSGIGNLVSLEMLIWGNNSFTGNIPSDIGKLSNLGALEIFMNKLSGNIPSSLINLTKLYHLALHENYLEGSIPSGLGECHGLQVLSLSYNLLNGTIPKQVFRLSSLSISLDLSNNLFTGSLPPEVGNFHSLSKLDLSDNMLSGELPSSLGGCESLEVLHLEGNFFNGSIPLSMSSVRGIQDLDLSRNNLSGEIPKFLEGFRILNNLNLSFNQFWGVVPTGGVFENASAISVVGNTNLCSPVANLKLPKCKSKETKKQRLSRSLKIILPLVFGLALLVIAMVFSYVFLCSSRKKRKEISLSTLGNTNLQVSYATLLKATDGFSEANLIGAGSFGSVYKGVLDEDDKAQLVAVKVFNLLRHGASRSFIAECEALRNIRHRNLVKIITVCSSVDFHGNDFKALVYEFMDNESLEESLHPPTGIEDLRDYVPKKLSLLQRLEIAIGVACALDYLHNHCETPIVHFDLKPSNVLLDNELTGDVSDFGLARFLSQVTSNVLAIQSQASSIGIRGTVGYAAPEYGMGSEVSKNGDVYNFGILLLEMFTGKRPTDNMFGDSLNLHNFVKMALLGQVTEIANAPLLQGSMNENPNQCGATIHKIEVCLSSIFRIGIACSAESATDRLKNINDAASELHSIRNTFLG